The following are encoded in a window of Castanea sativa cultivar Marrone di Chiusa Pesio chromosome 9, ASM4071231v1 genomic DNA:
- the LOC142609806 gene encoding putative xyloglucan endotransglucosylase/hydrolase protein 32, which produces MAFFLFLLLILLVPSSNAQWPPSPGYWPSSRFNSMSFYEGYKNLWGPSHQSFGQNAFTIWLDRTSGSGFKSVRPFRSGYFGASIKLQPGYTAGVITAFYLSNNEAHPGFHDEVDIEFLGTTFGKPYTLQTNVYIRGSGDGRIIGREMKFHLWFDPTQNFHHYAILWSPKELIFLVDDVPIRRYPRKSDATFPLRPMWVYGSIWDASSWATEDGKYKADYKYQPFVARYTNFKATGCSAYSPAWCHPVSASPFRSGGLTRQQYRAMRWVQSHNLVYDYCRDSKRDHSLTPECWG; this is translated from the exons AtggctttctttcttttcctacTTTTGATCCTGCTAGTCCCTTCAAGCAATGCTCAGTGGCCACCTTCACCTGGCTACTGGCCAAGCTCTAGGTTCAACTCCATGAGCTTTTACGAAGGATATAAAAACCTCTGGGGTCCTTCGCACCAGAGCTTTGGCCAGAATGCATTTACTATCTGGCTTGATCGTACCTCAG GAAGTGGGTTCAAGTCTGTCCGTCCATTTCGATCTGGCTACTTTGGTGCCTCCATTAAGCTTCAACCTGGTTACACCGCGGGAGTCATTACAGCTTTCTAT CTCTCCAACAATGAAGCTCATCCAGGTTTCCATGATGAAGTAGACATTGAATTCCTTGGGACAACATTTGGGAAGCCTTATACTTTACAGACCAATGTTTACATCAGAGGGAGTGGGGATGGGAGAATTATAGGCAGAGAGATGAAGTTTCATCTATGGTTCGATCCCACccaaaattttcatcactatGCTATACTGTGGAGTCCTAAAGAGCTCAT ATTCCTTGTGGATGATGTGCCCATAAGGAGGTACCCGAGGAAGAGTGATGCCACATTTCCACTAAGGCCAATGTGGGTTTATGGTTCTATATGGGATGCTTCATCATGGGCCACTGAAGATGGAAAATACAAAGCTGATTATAAGTACCAGCCATTTGTTGCAAGGTACACAAATTTCAAAGCTACTGGTTGCTCAGCCTATTCACCAGCTTGGTGCCACCCAGTCTCTGCCTCACCATTCAGGTCCGGTGGGCTAACTAGGCAACAATATAGAGCCATGAGATGGGTTCAAAGCCACAATTTGGTTTATGACTATTGCAGGGATTCCAAGAGGGACCATTCCCTGACACCTGAGTGTTGGGGTTAA